The segment AGCATCACTAATCGCATGCAGGCTTTCCAGTCCATGCAGCTGGGCAAAAAGGAAAAGCTTGATATATGCCTCTGTCGTTAATTTCTTTGTATAGTAATCCTGTTTAAGATGTTCCACTTGTTCAGAAAGATTTTGAATATTGATGGGTGAAACCCATTTACCAAATGATGAAAGTAGTGTATTCTTGTCCATACGGTTGATCCTTTACGTTTGGATTTGGACAGGAACCACCTGACCTCTCCATTGTAAAGGATTTTTTATTGCCTAAACTGATAAATATTGAATATTGTCAGTATTTTGAATTGCTGTTTTTAATTGGTACAACGCTAGTGAGGAACAATGTAAAATAATACACTACGTAGTGACATATTCAATCCTGGCTGAAACATCACAGACATGTTTCTTAGCTCATTCGTCGCAAGGGACATTAACTCACCATTTCTCGCTGAACTATAAAATGCTTGACTTTGATTAAGCAAGCCTTGGTAAATTTCATTTCGGATGTCTTTTTCTACCTTGAGACGCAGTTGTAAGTTCACGAACGATGACAACCATTGAAATATGCCAGCACCGACAAGAAATATTGAAAAAACTGCTATATGATCCATTAGTTCTTCCGAGTATGCTTGATTTGTTAAACTATCAAACACTTTTCCTAAATAAATGGTGGAAAGACTAGCCAAGACAATTGAACATATTGATGTCACAATGAAAAATGAAAAGAGAAATGGATAACGGATCATATGTCTAATTAGCCATCGGATCGCAGGATCCCCATGTGTTTTCGTTAGTTCAGAACCCATTATTACCCCCTATAATTATGGAATAAGTACACTCAAAAAGGAGAGAAGTCAGCTCATGCGGACTTATTTTATGAATATTCAATAATATTTAATCAATAACGAAATATGAGCTTTTTCAAAATAACTTTACTGCATATCCATGGGAAATGGGACTTTTAAAGATGAATCAGTGAGAAGACTAATGCATTTGCAGCATCTCTTTAATATCTTATTATCCCCAATCATTGTTATAGGTCTCATTTTACCGCGATTGCTCGGTAGACTGAATGGCTTGTTTTAAGTTGGAGTAAAAAGCGCTTTTCGATAAATGTTCGTCTTGGAATGTCTGTCGATATTGCTCAACATTTGTGACTAACTCTATTTGATCTTTAGAAATCTCAAAAATATTGGGTTGGATTCCATCATAATAATGTGGTGGACCTTGCGCAGCGGCAAATAGAAAAAACAAATACGTTTTTCCTTTTTCTAACGTCGACTTTAAAGGAGCTTTTTGATTCTCATAACTTCCCCCTTGTACGGATACAAAAACCTCCTCTTGTGTCACGTCCCCTTTTAAAACATTTGTTACATTGACTTGATACTCAGTTCCAACTGTAACGGTCCCGTCTTCTTTTTCAGGATGATTGGGATTTCGGTTTAAATTTACACCTTCCCCCTCACCCATCACTATCCCTTCGATAATCACCGGCGAAATCGCTAGACGTTAAATGTTTGCTGCAACAGATTCTACAGATTGTGTTTGTGGACCGAGGTCTTTGACAACGAGAAACGCGCCATAACTAAGTAATGTAACTACAACCAAAATAGCCACAATTTTATAAATCCGCGTTCTAGTTTCAAACAAACTGGTTAACCCCCTTTCGTTTCAAATTGCAAAAGCAGCACTTTTACTTCAACTTTGCACAAAGTGATATGTCACCAAACATTTTTTGAGGCCTTGTCGATTTAAATGTAGTCAGTGATAGATCGGGAAGCAACCGATAAAATCGTTGGAAATTTAATCTATGGACGTAGCACAACCGTTTCATTCCTAACTTACGTGACCTTCTTTTTTAATGATTTTGGATAAGTGGTTACACGAATCCAATAAAATAAATCACGTTACATCGCGGGTGAGATTTGCGTTAATTAAAAAACATGCTTGCTGTAGGGTAGCGGGGCAAACCTCTTCATGTTGGTATTTAAGAGACGTAAAGCTATTTTTAATGTACATAAAGTTACCTTTGGCGTTTTTATACCCATTCTCTCTTTAACAATGAATAACAATAATGATCATAATAAAGCCCTCTGAAGAGATGCTTCTCTCTGAATATCCCTTCATTCATGAATCCTAATTTCTCTAGAAGTTTTGCAGATTTTTCATTTTCCAAGGCAACAAAGGCTTGAATTCGGTTCAAGTTCATATGATTAAATCCGCCTTCAATCGCACATTCCAATGTCTCCGTCATATAGCCATGTCCCCAGTATTCGTGCCATAAATCATACCCGATTTCTGCGATATGATTATAGCGATCCCACGAATCAAACCCACAGGTTCCCAATAAGGCTCGATCTACTTTTCTCTCAATCCCCCATCTATTGCGTAAATTTTCTTCAGGATTGGAATACCATTCAATGAAGCCTTGTGCATCCTCCATATCTGTGTAGATTTCTTCATCATATAAGTACTTGCACACTTCTTTATCACTGAATAATTTGAAAATAAATAGCGAATCTTCAAAATTCAACTCTCTCAACCGCAATCTTTTCGTCTCTAGCTGTGGAAAATTCCTCTTATTGCTCATCGAATTCTCGCTCCTTAATTTAACACGTCAAACGCCTAAAAATGGAGTGCTAAACATTGCTCTCTATGATTTCGCTAAATCTTGAAATTGTCTAACACCAAGTAGATCCACAGGCTAAACGGTCCATCGTCCTAGTCAAACTTTCATTGCAGGCCTTTCTTATGTTGTATTAAAACTCAAATTCAAACGACATTAATTGATGCGAATATTCGAATCCTAATTTTTCCGCCACTCTTTTGGATGGCTCATTCGATTCATCTGTTGTCCAATACACACTACCCCCCCTTTTCAAACATTCCTTTATGTATTGTTGTCCCAATATCGTTGCCAAACCATGATTTCGTACTTTTTCATCAAAAGTTGCTATATAAATTTCATGACGGTCTCCATTCACACAACATGAGTAACACGCACTGATCAGCTTATCATTTTTTAAGATAGCATATCCTAATCCAAATCGAGTGAAAGATTCTGCCGAAGACCAATATTCGGTTAACTCTTCTCTTAAATCCTCGTTAGCATTAATTAATTCCGTAGTGATTTTTACTATGGACAACTCTTTATCAAGTACATCCTGAGGCTGTTGCAACACTTTATTAAACCGAATAGTATTCAATTCAAAATAGACACGATTACCCACATAATACCTACGCCGATCTACCACATCTTTCAATGTTTTCTCCCATTTTTTATTAAATATTGTGCCATAAAACCATGTCCCTCCACATAATTCCAAACTTTCTTGCTTTAATTGTGTGGAAATGAAATCACCTAGGTGGCTGTTAAACGATTCGTTATCTGGATCACCAAGCAGATCGTATTCCAAGCCTACCGCATAGACGATCGCCGTCCGAGGCTCCTCGATCCGATCAACATAGACGACCCCTCGATTCATGCCGTTAATCACCGCATTTAGTACATTCTCATTTTTTTCTTGCGGACTAACTAACAGGTTTTTGATTTTGTCATACTGTTCTTTTGCAAGTTTAACAATCATCTTATACTTCTCCTACCCTTTAATAATCGAAAAAGCCGAAACCGCTTTCTCTTCCTACTCTCACAGAATAGACCTTTTTTGTAATAGAAAAGAATAGCTGTACTTTGAATCCTGATTACTGTCATATTCATACTTTCATCAACAACTGTATTATGTCCTTTCAAGCGGACGTTTCTATGAACACTCTCTTTTGAGCGCAAAAAATCGTTGTTCTCGTCTAGTTTTTCTATCATTCCAAGCGTCCGTACGTAGAGTTAACTTAAATCAATATTCTGAAACAATCATTTTCTACGACGAACAAAGCGCGTTAGAAGAATCTTTTTCTATTTTCTTAACGAAGTATCGATGCTATTATATTAACATAAAGGAGTGTGAATTTTATGGATGATGCACAAAAAGCAATCCTTGAAGCCATTCACGAGATGCATAAAGATCTAAACAAAGTGAAATCAGACGTGCAAAACCTTGAGATGAGTGTAAAAGGGTATAGAAGCGATATCAAAAGTTTAGAGCAAAAAATGGATGAAGGTTTCCGATCTTTAAAGACAAAGCAACTGCACACTGATGAAGACGTCGTCATTATTAAAAAAGCGATCGCGTCAGAGTATATAAAAGAACGCGAGAGTTAAATACTTCATAACAGTCAGTGAGAGGTCCAGCCTTCTTTTTCAGGATGATTAGGATTCCGGTTTAAATTTACTCCTTCCCCCTCATCCATTACTGTCCCTTCGATGATCACTGGAGAAATCGATAGACGTTAATCCAGCATATCTCCTCCCCAAACTAAGTTTTCTTAGGACATCAGAGATTGATATATTTCTCCGATAACCCCTTCCATTTGATGAACACCTAATTCTGCATTTGTCATGATGACTGCACCTTTTTCTAAATATGGAAACGCCACCGCCATACATTGAAATCCTATTCCCCAACCGAGTGATGTCATTTCAAGTTGTTTTGCAGACCCTTCTAGAAACACACCTAATCCTGTCCAATTTTTACCTCTTTGTGAGGTGATCATTTCTTTAGCTAAACTTGTTGAAATACCGATATTACTTTTTCCTTTAACAACATTTATTAATTCAAGGACTAATCTGGCTAGATCTAAAGAGGTTGTCCATAGTCCTGAAGAAGCTGGATAGGGATATATAGGATATTTTCCATCCACCAATTTCCCGTTCTTGTCATGACCACAAGCAGAAACTTTTTTATCCAGTTCAAGCATTGTTGTGTTTAGTTTACTATGACTCATATTTAATGGTTCAAAAATGAGTTCGTGCATCACCCGATGAAACGGCTTTTCAGTTACATCTTCTATGAGTTGCTGGATCAAACAAAAACCTGCGTCAGAATAGTGAAACTCACCTTCTGGTTCATATCTTACTTCGATCGAATGTTCCGAATAAAAAGTTTTTCCTGCTAATAATTCGACCATTGAAGGGATCCTTGTAACGAAATTAAGCTCAACAAAACTATTTTCTGGATCAATAATTCCAGATTGATGACTAAGCAAATTTCGCAACGTAACTCTTTTACTCTTAGTTAAATCATTTTCAGGTACCTTCCACGACATAAGCCTTGTGTTTACATCCTCATCTAATTCAAGAAGTCCTTGCTCCGTTAGTTTCATGACAAGCATTGCTGTTAAAAATTTGCTAATTGAACACGCGCTAAACATAGAATCTTTGTTTACCTTCTTATTGCTTCCTACCTCAAGCAAGCCGTAATTTTCCGTGCAACTAATTTGACCATGTTCAATTAATGGAATGCTTAAATCTGGCACATTGTCATGCTTCATTCTTTCTTCAATAGTTATATTTTTTAATTTTATAGTAATCCCCCCTTGTACAAGAGCATTATATCATTTATGGCATTACGAAGCGAATGTATGTTCCTATTTGCACTCCGTTTATGTTTATGAAAGAGCACAAATAGGGACAGAGTTGTTACACAACATTACCGTAATTCAAAATACACATACCCCTATATGTACAAAAGCGGTTTTCTTTAGTATAATTAAAGTATGTTAAAAGTTTCACAAGATAAATGATTTTATCGTCAAAATCCCTCTCATAAACCATTACAAAGGAGACAAAACAATGGGTAAAAAAATCGTTGTCATTGGCGGCGTTGCTGGCGGAGCTTCCGCAGCAGCAAGGGCAAGAAGAATTGATGAGCATGCGGACATTGTCATGTTTGAAAAAGGACCACATGTCTCTTTTTCAAACTGTGCATTACCCTTTCATTTGAGTGGTATCGTAGAAAATAGCGACGACCTTGTGCTGATGAGCCCACAGCAATTTAAAAAGCAATATAACATCGAAGCCCGTGTCAATAGTGAAGTCATTGCGATCAATCGAGACCGAAAGACCGTCACCATAAAAGACCACGCGGCTGATCAAACGTATGAAGAGGCTTATGATCAGCTCGTATTATCCCCAGGCGCAAATCCTGTGATTCCACGAGTCGAAGGCGTTGATCGTCCAAATGTATTTACCTTACGTAATGTCGTCGACATCGCGAAAATTGATGCATTTGTCAAACGAGATGAAGTTAAAAATGTAGCCGTCATCGGTGGTGGATTTATCGGCATCGAAGTGGCAGAAAACCTTCGGATGGCGGGTTTAAATGTCTCTTTAGTTGAATTTAGCAATCAGATCATGGCACCCTTTGACTATGATATGGCGCAAATCCTGCATAAAGAAATGCATGATCAAGGCGTCAACCTCATCTTAAGTGACGGCTTAGCTAAAGTGGATGAAGGATACATCCAATTACAGTCTGGTCGCCGCGTTGAAGCTGAAGCTGTTGTATTAGCGATTGGCGTAAAACCAGAAACAACATTAGCTACGCAAGCTGGTCTTGACCTTGGGGAAACAGGCGGGATTAAAGTAGATCATAATTACCTTACTTCCGATTCACATATCTATGCCGTTGGTGACGCAATCGAGGTATATCACCGCTTAACACATCAACCAACCAGACTTGCACTTGCTGGACCTGCACAACGTCAAGCTAGAGCTGCCGCAAACCATATGTACCAAATCCCGCATCGCCATACAGGTGTCATCGGTTCATCTTGTATTCATGTGTTCAACCTTAACGCGGCGTCTACAGGCTTGAATGAAAAAGATGCCAAAAAAGCTGGCATTCAATATGACTTTGTTTATGTCCTTCCAAATGACAAAGTTGGGTTAATGCCTGAAAGCAATCCATTGCACTTTAAATTAATTTATGAATACCCTACTGGGAAAATCTTAGGTGCACAAGCCATCGGCAAAGGCAATGTCGACAAGCGTGTTGATATTATTGCAACGATGATTACAATGGGTGGTACTTTGGAAGACTTAAAAGAACTAGAATTATGTTATTCACCAATGTTTGGTACAGCAAAAGACGTCGTTAACCTTGCTGCATCGGTCTCCTTAAACATTTTAAATGGCGCATTTAAGCAGGTGCCTGTGACTAAAGTTCGTGAGTTGGTTGAAAACAATGCATTTATTATGGATGCCCGTGAAAAACATGAATATGAAGCAGGACATTTAACGAATGCAGTCAATATTCCATTAAGTGAATTCCGAGAGAGACTGGATGAAATCCCTCATGATCAGCCTGTATACGTCCACTGTCGTTCTGCACAACGCAGTTACAACGCGGTGATGGCATTACAACACTTAGGCTATACAAATGTATACAATATTTCCGGATCATATTTAGGCATTTGCTTATATGAATACTTCAATGATCAAATCACAGGTAGAGACAGAATTGTAACAGCATACAATTTTAAATAATTAAGTCGAGGATAGTCGAGGACGAATATTGATTAGACACTTAGTGTAAGGATTCATGATTAGCTGGGGAGCTTTTACGCTTCCCGGCATTAAGTTTCTTCCGGAATTGATCGGGGCTTTCATCGTAGGTACAAAGATTCCTGTAATTCTGCCGATAGCAGAAGTATGAAGGTGCGTAAAACGAGGTCGAAAGTTGCCAATCCTCAGCAATAGGCGCACTTTACGGACCCATTTTTGGTTCGAAGCTTTGGACAGACTATATGATACAAAGGAACTTAAGACCATGAACTGAGCAGGAGGAGGTGATTTCCCCACCTCCCGTCCTACTTGATCAAATACTAAAAGTTAAATTAACCCAACAGACATCTAGCAGCACTTGGTTCAAAGAATTTTCGAATACCTACGGATGCCACGGTAGTATGCCATAATACA is part of the Litoribacterium kuwaitense genome and harbors:
- a CDS encoding ABC transporter transmembrane domain-containing protein, which translates into the protein MGSELTKTHGDPAIRWLIRHMIRYPFLFSFFIVTSICSIVLASLSTIYLGKVFDSLTNQAYSEELMDHIAVFSIFLVGAGIFQWLSSFVNLQLRLKVEKDIRNEIYQGLLNQSQAFYSSARNGELMSLATNELRNMSVMFQPGLNMSLRSVLFYIVPH
- a CDS encoding GNAT family N-acetyltransferase, translated to MSNKRNFPQLETKRLRLRELNFEDSLFIFKLFSDKEVCKYLYDEEIYTDMEDAQGFIEWYSNPEENLRNRWGIERKVDRALLGTCGFDSWDRYNHIAEIGYDLWHEYWGHGYMTETLECAIEGGFNHMNLNRIQAFVALENEKSAKLLEKLGFMNEGIFREKHLFRGLYYDHYCYSLLKREWV
- a CDS encoding GNAT family N-acetyltransferase; the encoded protein is MIVKLAKEQYDKIKNLLVSPQEKNENVLNAVINGMNRGVVYVDRIEEPRTAIVYAVGLEYDLLGDPDNESFNSHLGDFISTQLKQESLELCGGTWFYGTIFNKKWEKTLKDVVDRRRYYVGNRVYFELNTIRFNKVLQQPQDVLDKELSIVKITTELINANEDLREELTEYWSSAESFTRFGLGYAILKNDKLISACYSCCVNGDRHEIYIATFDEKVRNHGLATILGQQYIKECLKRGGSVYWTTDESNEPSKRVAEKLGFEYSHQLMSFEFEF
- a CDS encoding serine hydrolase domain-containing protein, with protein sequence MKLKNITIEERMKHDNVPDLSIPLIEHGQISCTENYGLLEVGSNKKVNKDSMFSACSISKFLTAMLVMKLTEQGLLELDEDVNTRLMSWKVPENDLTKSKRVTLRNLLSHQSGIIDPENSFVELNFVTRIPSMVELLAGKTFYSEHSIEVRYEPEGEFHYSDAGFCLIQQLIEDVTEKPFHRVMHELIFEPLNMSHSKLNTTMLELDKKVSACGHDKNGKLVDGKYPIYPYPASSGLWTTSLDLARLVLELINVVKGKSNIGISTSLAKEMITSQRGKNWTGLGVFLEGSAKQLEMTSLGWGIGFQCMAVAFPYLEKGAVIMTNAELGVHQMEGVIGEIYQSLMS
- a CDS encoding FAD-dependent oxidoreductase, whose protein sequence is MGKKIVVIGGVAGGASAAARARRIDEHADIVMFEKGPHVSFSNCALPFHLSGIVENSDDLVLMSPQQFKKQYNIEARVNSEVIAINRDRKTVTIKDHAADQTYEEAYDQLVLSPGANPVIPRVEGVDRPNVFTLRNVVDIAKIDAFVKRDEVKNVAVIGGGFIGIEVAENLRMAGLNVSLVEFSNQIMAPFDYDMAQILHKEMHDQGVNLILSDGLAKVDEGYIQLQSGRRVEAEAVVLAIGVKPETTLATQAGLDLGETGGIKVDHNYLTSDSHIYAVGDAIEVYHRLTHQPTRLALAGPAQRQARAAANHMYQIPHRHTGVIGSSCIHVFNLNAASTGLNEKDAKKAGIQYDFVYVLPNDKVGLMPESNPLHFKLIYEYPTGKILGAQAIGKGNVDKRVDIIATMITMGGTLEDLKELELCYSPMFGTAKDVVNLAASVSLNILNGAFKQVPVTKVRELVENNAFIMDAREKHEYEAGHLTNAVNIPLSEFRERLDEIPHDQPVYVHCRSAQRSYNAVMALQHLGYTNVYNISGSYLGICLYEYFNDQITGRDRIVTAYNFK